GAAAAAGGTCACGATCTCTTCTGGAGTCGCCTGTTGAAGACCCTTGACGAACAACGGGGCGAAAAACTCGGCTTCTCGATCACTCAACGCGCGATGACGAACGCCCGGACTCGAATAGGCCGTCTCTTCTTCTTCCACGTAAAACCCTTTCAGCATTTTTGTCATCCGCTCCACAGAAATCGTCGCGGGGTGCGAATACCCTTGTCCCGACTCATCGGACGAGACGGTTTTTAGCCGCACAACACGTTGAGGGCTATCGTAAATCGTCACGGTAAAAAATTGCGGAGTAAAACAGCTCACCACGCCTCCACACAACGCGATCATCATTCCTGTCAATACGGCAATTGGTTTCATGACCCTCCTCTTCTCGTGATATGGCTTAGACACACATTGGCTGTCCATTTGAAACGGTTCTGTACCCAGGGCGTTCATCACAGACTCGACTACTATAGTGAAAGACACGATCGCTGTTCAAAATCGGATACGATCCTCTCGAAACATTTTACATAGATGACACGTCTCAGTGACACGAAAGTAACAGGAATCTCCTAAGATACATTCTCAAGAAGTCGAGTTTATCATTTTATTCTCTTAACGAAAGGAAAATCACATGGTCCACATCCATGATGTGATGAAACGGGACATCGTCACGGTCGAGGATCGCATGTCTGTCTCATCTGTCGCAAACCTCATGCGCATTCAGAGGATTGGCAGCGTACTCGTCAAACGCGAAGGAGAAATCGTCGGAATCGTCACGGAATCCGACATCGTTAGAAAGGTCGTCTCGATGCATCGATTCGCGGAATATACTCCCGTGCATCGAATCATGAGCAAACCCGTCATTTGCATCGATGAAGATAGTCCGATCTTCGAAGCTGCTGACTTGATGGACCGGTCTCACATCAGACACTTGGGCGTCGCCAATCGTCATGATGGAATTATTGGCGTACTTTCGGTCCGTGACTTATTGCACCCGGTAGCCATCGATGAATTCTAAAAGACTCGATATTTCTACACACAAGG
The genomic region above belongs to Nitrospirales bacterium and contains:
- a CDS encoding CBS domain-containing protein; protein product: MVHIHDVMKRDIVTVEDRMSVSSVANLMRIQRIGSVLVKREGEIVGIVTESDIVRKVVSMHRFAEYTPVHRIMSKPVICIDEDSPIFEAADLMDRSHIRHLGVANRHDGIIGVLSVRDLLHPVAIDEF